Within the Staphylococcus warneri genome, the region ATTTAGGAATAATAATACGATTATGTGCTAAATGCCAACGTAAAACAATTTGTGCTGCCGTTTTATGATATCGTTTAGCCATGTCCGTAATAACTGGGTCATCTAATAACCCTTTATTTCTCATTAATGGCATCCATGCAGTGACTTTAATATCATGATGATCACAATAATCTTGTAATTCTTGTTGATTAAAGTATGGATGTAACTCTATTTGATTAATTTGAGGAACTATTTCTGTTTCTTGCATTAGTTTCTCTAGATGATGTTGTTTAAAATTACAAACGCCTATGGCTTTGACTTTACCTTCATGATAAAGCGTTTCTAATGCCTTATAACTTTCGATAAATAAGCCATTTTCTTCACAAGGCCAATGAATTAAAAACAAGTCTAGGTACTCAAGACCTAAATTTTCTAAAGATTGATTGAAATATTGAATTGTACTGTCATATCCTTGATAATCATTCCATAATTTAGATGTAATAAATAAATCTTCTCTATCAACGTTTGTTTGCTTTAACGCTTGCCCTAAGGACTGTTCGTTACCATAGAAATATGCCGTATCAAATGCACGATAACCTGCTTCAATAGCGGTATTAATCACTTCATTCATTTCATCATCTGTTATTTTATAAACACCTAAGCCAATCGATGGCATAGGATAACCATTATTTAAATATTGTGTATCATTAATATTCATTCTTACCACTCTCTTTCATATGTCTTCGTTGTTGAAATACGTAAGCAAATGTGTACCATACTATAATACACGTAATTAAAGACGCTTAAACATTATAGCTTAAGCGTCTTTTCATCATATATCATTGTTAATCCGTTTGTTCCTCATCTGAATTAACTTCATATGTTGGGCGTTCTTGGTTAAATTCATAATTTAAAGTTACCCAAATAATTTGGTGATTTTCAATTTCTGATATGATCCAACGATCGTAATCTGTATCTACAAAATCGTCTTTCTGAAGATTTGTATTTTCAGATTGTAACCATCCACCGATTGTATCAATATCTTCTGAGTCTTCGAATTCAATACCAAATTGTTCATTTAAGTCGTCTAATAACACTCGACCATTAATTTGATATTTGTTGTCCTCTAATTTAACGATGTCGTTCACTTCGTCATCGTCAAATTCATCTCTGATTTCACCGACAATTTCTTCTAAAATATCTTCCATTGTTAAAATACCTGCTGTACCACCATATTCATCAATAATCAAACTGATATGAACATGTTCACGTTGCATTCTAACAAGGGCATCACTAATACGTGTTGTCTCTGAAATCATCGGTAGCTCATGTATATAGTTAGCAATTTTGATTGTTTTACCAGATGCATACTCAGTTAAGAATTCTTTAACATTTATAAATCCTTTAACGTGGTCCTTATCACCATCTTCAGTGATAGGATATCGAGTGAATTGGTATTCTTTAATCGTTTCTAATAGTTCATCAACATTAAAAGGCTCGTTCAACGTAATCATTTGAGTTCGGGGAACCATAATATCTTTAGCTTGTCTTTCATCAAAAGAAAAGATATTTTGCATATATGCAAGCTCAGTTTGGTTGATTTCGCCACCATTATAACTATTATTAATAATGATTTTGATTTCTTCTTCTGACATTGCATCCGATTGTGCATCTGGATCTACACCAAACACTCTAAGAATTACACGAGCCGAACCGTTCATTAACCAAATTAAAGGTTTCATGACATTACCAAAGTAATATAACGGTCTAGCATATAGTAACGCCATTTTCTCTGTATGTTGAATAGCGAATGATTTAGGTGCAAGTTCACCTAATACGACATGTAAATAGGTTACTACAATAAACGCAATGACAAATGAAACTGTTGTTGTTAATGCACTTGGTAAATGCATTAGTTCGAATAATGGATGTAGTAATTTATCAAATGTCGGTTCACCTAACCAACCTAAACCTAATGAAGTTACTGTTATACCAAGTTGGCATGCAGATAAGTAGTAATCAAGGTTAGCAATCATTTTCTTAACGATTTTAGCACCACTGTTACCTTCATCTGCTAATTGTTCGATACGCGTAGATCTTACTTTGACAAGCGCAAATTCAGATCCGACAAATACTGTTGTTAATGCAATTAAAAGAAAAAATACAATTAAACTAATTATGGTCGAAGTTTCCAATTAATTCCCTATTTCTAGGGATTCACCTCCATATTATCTGTGTCACACATGGTTAACACGTAATTAAAATTTTCGAATTGGCTTAAATGATATTTACATGCTAAGACCTTCCCATTGCGACACCCCCTAAAAAAATGTAATTGATTTTATTCTATCATAAAAATATTTCATTTGGTTGATTTATGTTTATAGAATTACAACATAACATTTAAAACTAATACCCCGATTTAGTCAAGTTATTCCTCAAATCTAAAATGTATGAATATAACCATTCTTAATCGTCATAAGGACTGAAATCGTATCATCAACAATCACAATATCAGCATCTTTCCCTACCTTAATACTACCTTTTGTTTGATCGATACCTAACGCTATCGCTTGGTTCCAACTTGTCACACGCCACAAGTCTTTAATTGAAGCACCTGTATAAGTGATTAAATGACGCAAACCATCATTCATTTTTAAGATACTACCAGCTAATGCACCTGAATCTAATCGTGCTTCTTCATTCTTCACAATAACGTTTTGTCCACCTAGATCATATTCACCTTCTGGCATCCCTTTTGCACGCATCGCATCTGTAATGAGATACATATGTTCATTGCCTTTATTTTGGTAAGCCATTGCTACGGCCGCTGGATGTGAATGCACACCATCAACTATAATTTCTGTATTTAGGTTTTGATTTAACCATGCCGCTCCAAAAACACCGGGTTCTCGATGTCCAAAGCCTGTTGCTGCATTATATAAGTGTGTAATATGTTTAGCACCATTATCAACAGCTTCATTTGCTTCATCATATGTAGCTACTGTATGTCCCATTGAAAATATGATGTCGTTATTTAAAGCTTTTAATGTATCAGTTGCACCATCAACTTCAGGTGCAAAAGTAATAATTTTAATCAATTGATTGGCAGTCTTTTGAAATGTCTTAATCTTTTCAATAGACGGTCTTTGAACATATTTAGGATGTTGCGCGCCTACCTTATGTTCTGAAATAAATGGACCTTCGAGATGAATACCTACAATTTCTGCAGCATCATGCCTATTTTGAATTTGATAATAATTTGCAATATTTTGGAGTGCTCGATGAATACTATCATCTGATTGTGTCATCGTTGTTGCTAAAAATGATGTTGTTCCTTCAGATAATAGTTGTTCAGATAAATGTTTAAGACCATCCATTGAGGCATCCATCGCATCTTCGCCGTAACCACCGTGGATATGTATATCTATAAATCCTGGAATAACATGATGACCTTGTGCATCTACCGTAGGATACGATTTACTTAAAGTGTTCAATCTATCTTTATCAGAACCTATTTCCATTATTTTGCTATCTTTAATATGTATAAAACCATGTTCTATTTTTTGACTTTCTGTATAAATCTGACCGTTTATAAGTAAATATTCTTTCAATATCAATACCTTCTTTTCTAATACTAATGATTCGATTGTTATTTTACTACAACCTTTCATTTTATTCATATCATACAATTCAATATTTAATTTCGTAAAAATAAAAATACCCTTGTCGGTTAAACGACAAGGGCTAAAAGTCTATTATTCATCCATTGCTTTAGATGCTTCAATTTCATTTTCAGTTAATTTTGGTTTTAAGAAACCATATATTAAGGCAGAAACTAAAGTACCTACAACTAAAGCTAATAATGTTTGTAAAATATGGCTAAAGTCAGTTGTTGCGATAACAAAGATACCACCGTGTGGCGCATTGATTCTTGAACCTAATGCTAATGCAATCGCACCACCAACACCTGAACCAATCATCATTGATGGAATCACACGAATTGGGTCAGCTGCTGCAAACGGAATCGCACCTTCAGTAATGAATGATGCACCCATCACATAGTTAGGTACAATTGAACCTCTTTGTTCTTTTGTGAATTTCTTTCTGAAGATAAGCATTGCTGTTGCAATTGCTAATGGTGGAATCATACCTCCAACCATTGCAGCAGTGATTGGCGCTGCATTACCTTCTGTAAGTGCTGCTGTTGCGAAAACGTAAGCAGCTTTGTTAAATGGTCCACCCATATCGATTGCCATCATCGCACCAATAACTAAACCAAGTAACATAATATTTGAACCTGAAAGTCCATTTAATCCATTTAACAATAGGTGATTTAACCATGAAGCAGGTGGGTTAAATACGTAAATCATTAATAAACCAGTAATTGCTACTGATAATAATGGATAGATTAATGTTGGTTTTAAACCTTCTAATGACTGAGGTAACTTACGTGTCATATATTTAATACCTTGTGTTAAATAACCAGCTAAGAAACCAGCAATGATACCGCCAATAAATCCTGAGTCACCTGAAATGGCTAACATACCGCCAACTAAACCGGCTGCAAATCCTGGTTTATCTGCAATACTACGAGCAATGAAACCTGCTAATACTGGAATGATTAATGCAAAGGCACTGTTTTTACCAATATTCCATAGTTGCTCTGCGAAAGCATTGTGTTCAGCACTCTTAGGATCAAATGAATTGGGTCCTATAATGAACACGATTGCCATTAAGATACCACCAGCAATAACAAGTGGTAACATATTAGAAACACCATTCATTAAGTGTTTATAAAATGCTTTTCCTGGACTTAATTTCTCTTCATTCTCTTCCTTATTACTACCTGATCGATCGCCTCTAGCGACAAATGGTCTACGACTTGTATCTAACGCAGTATTAATTAATTCTTCTGGTCGTTTAATACCATCAGCTACTGGTACTTCGACAACATTCTTACCATCAAAACGATCTGTCTCAACATGCACATCTGCTGCAACAATAATACCAGATGCTTTTTCAATATCATGTTCTGTTAAATGGTTTTTAATCCCACTTGAACCGTTTGTTTCTACTTTGATTTTGACACCCATTTTTTCAGCTTGCTTTTTCAAAGCGTCGCGTGCCATATACGTATGTGCGATACCTGTAGGACAAGCTGTGACAGCTAAAACGTACGGTTCGTTATCTTCTGCGCTTGCACCTGTTGAAGCAGCTGCTGCATCCGCTTCATTTTGTTGTGCTTCTGCTTCTTCTTCTTTTGTTGCTTCATCATCTGCCGCATCAATAATTTGTAATACTTCTTCTGGTGATGATGCATTTATTAATTTTTCACGTACATTTTCATCCATTAAAATGCCTGATAACTTTGCTAATGCATCTAAATGCGTTTGAGCGCCACCTTCTGGTGCAGCAATCATAAAGAATAAATGTGCTGGTTGCATATCTAAACTTTGATAATCTACTCCAGCTTTTGATTTACCAAATGCAATCGCTGGAGATTTAACAGCACTCACTTTTGCATGTGGAATCGCAATACCTTCACCGATACCTGTTGTACTTTGTGATTCTCGGTTATGAATTGCTTCTTTAAACGATGGTACATCACTTAATTTACCTGCTTTGTCAAGTTGATGCACTAACTCATCGATAACACCATTTTTGTCTGATGAAGATAAATCCATTGCTATCGTATCTTTGGTTAATAATTCTGTTATTCTCATATTATTCACTCCCCATCAAGTACAGAAATCGTAACTTGTGATTTGATATTTTCTATTGCATCTTTTGTCGCTAAATCTGCATCAAATGCAGTAGCAGTTCCTGATGCTACTGCTTGTTTAAATGCATCTTGCACAGATAAACCAGTAGCTAACCCTGCGACCATACCTGCTACCGTACTATCACCTGAGCCAACTGTATTAATCACTTTGCCTTTTGGATTTACAGCTTTAATACTTTGTTGACGATCCACATAAATTGCACCATCTCCACCTAATGACACAATGACTGATTGTGCACCTTTATCTAAGATTTGTTTAGCATATTTAATAACATCTTCATCACTTTTAACTGATGTATTAAACATAACTTCTAATTCATCTTTATTAGGTTTAATAAATAGTGGCTGATATTCTAACACTGATTCAACTAAATCTTTTTCAGCATCAACGACTAATTGCGCACCTGTTTGTTTTGTAATCTTAGCAATCTGCGCATAAGCATCACTCGGAATACTCTTTGGTACACTACCAGCGACGATAACAGTATCATTGTCTGTCGTTTCTTTAATTTGATTTAATAATGATTGAAATTGTGCATCAGTCACATTAGGACCTTGTGCATTCACTTCTGTTTCTTGACCTGTTTTCAATTTAACATTGATACGCGTATCTTCATCTACTTGCACAAAATCTGTGTGAATATCACTATCTTTTAATGTTTGAGCTATAAAATCTCCTGGGAATCCACCAGCAAATCCTAATGCTGTAGAATCAACACCCAAAGTCTTTAGCACTCTAGAAACATTAATACCTTTACCACCGGCAAATTTATTTGTATCTTGAGCGCGATTTAAACCATCTATCTTAAAGTCATCTACAAACATGACATAGTCAATGGATGGATTAAAAGTAACTGTATATATCATATTGTCCCTCCTAAAAATTCATATTGTCCCGCAAACGCTTCATTCACATGTTGTAATCCCTGTTTAGAGGTAATGATTCGAGTATTATCTTGCACAGGTACTCTAGCAAAGTACACTTGATTAAATTTCGTTTCGTCTACAACAACAAAGCTTTCATTAGAAAGTCGCATTGCATTATCTTTAATTAACGCCTCTTGTTCATCAGGTGTGGTTAAACCATACTTTACGTCTATACCGTTCATTCCAATAAATGATTTATCAAAACAATATCGCTTCAATGTTTCTAAGGCACTCGAACCTACTGTAGCGAATGTATTTTCTTTAACTTGACCACCTAACATTAAGGTTTTAATCCCTTTTTTAAGTAGTTGTTCAACATGAGTCAAACCATTAGTTACAACAATAATATCTTTTGCATCTATGTAAGGTATCATCTCTAATGTTGTTGAGCCAGCGTCTAAAAAAACACACTCATTATCTCTAATTTGTCGAGCTGCTCGTTTGGCAATTTCTTTCTTTTCTCGTGAATTTTGTGTCAATTTCTCTGTTAATCTTGGTTCGACCATTCGATTATGGTTAAGTGTCGCACCACCATGAATACGTTGTAATTTACCAGCTAATTGCAGCTTAGATAAATCACGTCGAATGGTAGAGGCACTACAACCGGTTCTATCCATTAATTCCTGGAGTGTCAGAAAATCCTTTTTTATAAGTTCTTGTAAAATTAAATCGTGTCGTTTTTCAGATATCAATATAACCACCCCATCTCAATTACCATTATAATGAGCACGCTTACAAAATTCAATCAAAAATTGTCAAAAACAATCAAAAACATTCATTTTGTGACAAAAATAACACGAAAATACATTCACTATCAAATGGACTAGTTGTGTTCATGTATTTCCGTGTTTTTTATTATTATTTTACTGCTAGTGCTTTAGTCATGAATTACCGAAGTCACTTTAGCGTTTGTCATTGCTACCAAATCTTTGACAGCGATAATGATTTGCATACCTCTTTGGCCACCACTGATATATATCTGTTCTCTTTGTAGCGCAGACTGGTCAATAACAGTTTGGAATAAATGCTTCATACCGATAGGTGAACATCCACCTCTAATATATCCTGTCACTTGTTTGAGCTGATCTAAAGGCATTAAATTTAATTTTTTCTCTCCTGCTTCATGTGCAGCTTTTTTCATATCTAACGTTGCATTCACTGGTATAACAAACACGAAATGATCATGGTTAGCATTTTCTAATACAAGTGTTTTATAAACATCTTCAACATTGGCATGCACAAGTGCTGCTATTTGTTCACCTGTTTGGTGTTCTTCGGTTACTTCAAATACGTTAGTTTGATAAGCTACCTTTGCTCTATCTAACATGCGCATTGCATTTGTTTTTTTGGTTTTACCCATATTCTCACCTCTGGTATTACTTAACTTAATCCTCTATATTTTAACACTAGTTCTTTATATAGTAATCACAAAAAAAGCACATGCTCCCATTAGTAAGCATGTGCTATCTCATATGTGAATGATTTTCCCCAACTTGACCGCTGTCATTCACTACTATATTGGATTGTTGTTGATTTTGTTGATTCACATATTGATAATTTGATGATTGATTTTGATAATCAACTTGTTTTAAATCATAATTTTCATTTAAATGATTGTTCGCATAATTTAATGCAATCACTTTACATTCTCTTGGCGTAAAATGATTTTCTGATGATCTATGATTGTCTTTTTTTAAATATGTAGTCTTTTGTTGCTTGTCATTATTATTGTCTTCATTTTTTTCTGAAGCATTCGCTATTTTAAAATCAGTAAAATTAATTGTTTTCTCTAATGCAGATACTTTATTTGCTTTTGAAAATGTACAAATAGTCTGATGTACTTTAGCTAATGCATTTTGATTAGTAGCTAAAAATATTAGACCTATTAAACATATTGTCAAAATAACTGCAAAGATACTTAATAATAAGTTTTTCAAATTCATCTCCTTACCCACATTTCTCAATCGATTTTTGTCTATCTTAACATAATAATTTTTAATTTTAGATATGTGGGTCACAATTTAAATAGATTGTAATATTTGTAACAGTAATATTACTGAAGTTGTTATTTTTGTTACATAAAAGCATTAAAAAACGAAATAATTATCTTCAATTAATACATTAAACTAATTTTTTAAGTGAAAAAGTATCATAATCATTCAAAATCGTTCGAAAACAATATTAAAAATTTAAAGGGTTTTGTCACGTTATATTAGTACTTTTTCAAAGTATTCATATTTAAAATAAATAAAAACCATTCAACGTTTTCGCTGAATGGCGTCTATTATCATTTTGAATTTCGATTTAATTGCGTTCTTATCATTTTTTCAATAAATATAATGACAATCCCACTTAATGATACCGCTATAGCCATATACAATGGGAACTCGATATTCACATCAAAAAGTGTACCAGCAACTAGAGGTCCCATAAAATTACCCATACTTGTGAATGTTGAGTTTAGTCCTCCTGCAAAGCCTTGTCGATTACCTGCAATATTAGAAAAATAGTTAGTAATCGCCGGTCTAATCATGTCGAAACCAATAAAGACGATAAAGCTAATGAGCATTATAGTCCAATAACCTTGTGCGATAATCAACATCACTAAAACAATTGCTGAATATAATAATGACCATGCAATAAAATTCAATTCAGTTGTAAATTTCATGAATTTATCGAAGAAAAATACTTGGAATAAGGCACCAAAAATGCCCCCGCCTGTGATAGCAATTGAAATATCTTTAGGCGTATAGCCAGCTTTATCGGATGTATATAGTGAAAATAGTGTTTCAAATGCAGACAAACCAAATGCTAACACTAAAGTCAAAATAACCGGTGTTAAGAATACCTTCCAATTAATTTTAGTTAAGAGCTCTGGGTCGTATTGAGGGAAACCTGCTGTTGTCATTTTCTTAGGATTGTGAATCACAATTAATGACATAATAAAAGCAATAATCCCCAGCCCTCCTGCAAAATAGAAAGGTAATCTATGGGAAACCTCAGCTAAAAATCCGCCAAAACCAGGTCCTAAAATAAAACCAGAATTAATGATTGCTGACATGTAACCAAAGTTCTTCGCTTTATCTTGTGACGGAGAGATATCAGCTATTAGTCCTGTTACACCTGGCATAACCATACCAGCACTAAATCCACCTAACACACGCGAAATAACCAAAATTGTAAATGAGTGGCCTACTGCAAACATAAACTCAGATATTGAAAATAAAACAAGACCAATACATATTATTAATTTTTTACCTAGTTTATCAGCTAGCCCACCACCAAATGGTGAAATAATCATTTGCGCTAATGCAAATGAAGCTACTAGTATACCTAAATCACTACCTTTTAAGCCCAAATCTTTAAGATAAACCGGTAGCACAGGTATAACCAGTCCAATCCCTAGAAATATCAGGAAAATATTAAAGTAGAGTGTAAATAATTGTTTTCTCATAACGATGTCCCCCTCTCTTATATTTTACATATCTTTATTTATCATATATTGGTATCTATATCATCATACCTTTTCACTACATCAATACGTTAAAAGTCAATATATTGTAATATATTTAAAAACAAATTAACAGTCGGACGTATTAATATTTCTACTATAAAATATAAAGATGATTTAAAACGATAATTATTACCGCTTTTACTTTTTTGGTTGATTACTATTGCTCAGAACGATATTATTAAAACTCAGTTGTCCAATTTTATTTTAACGGATGAAAGTATTAAATCAAATGACAACCAAAGTATGTTATGAAAGTAGTGTTAATGATGCAACCTCGCTATATAGCTAGAATATATTTTATTATTCTGTTTATTATATCTTTATTTGAAACCACGATTTTCAATTTTATGACGTTAAATTTATTTTTAGCTTATATACCATTCGAACTATGCTTATTATTAAAATTATTTAAACCTATCAAAAAATTCGAATGGCCTTTATTTATTGTATTTGGCATGATTTTTTTATTACTTGTACCTAATACCTTCTATATGATTACTGATTTGATTCATTTAAATCAATTTCAATTCAACTTCTTAGTAGGATTGAATATAAAGGAATGGATATTCTTTACTTATTTAATGTTAGGCGTCTTTTTAGCCATGTATGTCATGATCTTAATTTTTATGGAAATTCTACATTTTACCAAACACATCTGGCTTAATCGCCTATTAGTTATTATTCTTATGTTTTTAAACGGTTTAGGTATTTATATGGGCCGCTTCTTACGACTTCATACGGTATATTTAATTAATGAACCATTAAAAATATTCCATGAAGTCCTAGGTGTATTTAACCTAAAAACATTTATCTTTGTGTTATTAATGGTATTAATGCAGTCAGCAATCATTTTATTTGTAAAAGGAGTTCGATTACAAAAATGATGTTAAATCTGATCATTTTATTAGCAATCATTATTACTCTACAACTCATTGTAGGTCACTTTATGCATGATATCGGTTTTAGCTATGCTAAAAGTATCGGTCTTATGTTTTTACCATTAGGTATAGGTTTGTTTATTTTACAAGCTTTTTATTTCGAAAGAAAATATCCAAATTGGGACGTCCCACTTGGTGTTAAGTTGCGATTAAAATATATGTATATTTTAACCTTTTTTGAATATGTTGCTGTATATGTTTGCATGTTTTGGCTTAAATAGTAAATATGTCATTCGTTTTGAGACAACTCAATTCAAATAACCTCCATTAGCACTACATATCTATCACAAACTTTTAAATAATGACATCACACGTTGACGACTGTATTGGTGGTTAACCATTGGTTCAGGATAATCAACACCTAATTGAATACCTTGTTGTTTCAATAATTGCATGTGCTTTTGGGTATCGTGTAATAGATGGCTATCTACATGATTGAGTGTGGATAGCCATTGTTTTATATATAGTGCATTGGGATCAAATCGCTCACTTTGTTTAATAGGGTTAAACATTCTAAAATATGGAACAGCATCTGTCCCAGTCGAAGCAGACCACTGCCACCCATGCACATTTGACGCATTATCATAATCAATCAATTTATCTTTGAAATAAGTTTCTCCCCATGTCCAGTCTATCAATAAATCTTTCGTTAAAAATTGTGATGTCACCATTCTCATTCGATTATGCATATATCCAGTTTGATTTAGCTCTTGCATAGCTGCATCTACAATAGGATATCCAGTTTTACCATTTTTCCATTGATCAAATTGTTGCTTGTCATTGACCCATTCAATGTTTCGATACTTCTCTTTAAATGATTGATGGGCTGTTTCTGGATATTGCGTCATCAGTACATAATAGAATTCTCTAAAAATTAATTCTCTGATAAATGCTTCATAATTAGATTCGTTGCTTTCATAACCATGTAATAAATCATTAAATACTTGCAATATATCAATCAATCCGTAAGCTAGTGCAATACTGAGTTGACTCGTTAATACTTCAGGTAAATACTCTCTATTTGACTCATAATTTTGAATATCATTATTCAAAAAACTTTGCCATTGTTGTTGTACTTCTTTTTCAGTTAATCCACTATGGCTATCATTAATTTGCGTTGGGGCGTATGCCAGCTCGACTATTTTCGAAATATCACTTAGTTCATAATGTGCTCTATGTCTTTCTATTACATATGGTCGCCATTTTTTATAAAAACTTGTAAACACTTTATATGGTTCCCCTTGATTGTTAAACGTTTTACGTGGACTAAAATAATGTTGTACACGAAGCGCTTCAACTTTGATTCCAGCTTCTTGAAA harbors:
- the pfkB gene encoding 1-phosphofructokinase gives rise to the protein MIYTVTFNPSIDYVMFVDDFKIDGLNRAQDTNKFAGGKGINVSRVLKTLGVDSTALGFAGGFPGDFIAQTLKDSDIHTDFVQVDEDTRINVKLKTGQETEVNAQGPNVTDAQFQSLLNQIKETTDNDTVIVAGSVPKSIPSDAYAQIAKITKQTGAQLVVDAEKDLVESVLEYQPLFIKPNKDELEVMFNTSVKSDEDVIKYAKQILDKGAQSVIVSLGGDGAIYVDRQQSIKAVNPKGKVINTVGSGDSTVAGMVAGLATGLSVQDAFKQAVASGTATAFDADLATKDAIENIKSQVTISVLDGE
- a CDS encoding PTS fructose transporter subunit IIABC, translating into MRITELLTKDTIAMDLSSSDKNGVIDELVHQLDKAGKLSDVPSFKEAIHNRESQSTTGIGEGIAIPHAKVSAVKSPAIAFGKSKAGVDYQSLDMQPAHLFFMIAAPEGGAQTHLDALAKLSGILMDENVREKLINASSPEEVLQIIDAADDEATKEEEAEAQQNEADAAAASTGASAEDNEPYVLAVTACPTGIAHTYMARDALKKQAEKMGVKIKVETNGSSGIKNHLTEHDIEKASGIIVAADVHVETDRFDGKNVVEVPVADGIKRPEELINTALDTSRRPFVARGDRSGSNKEENEEKLSPGKAFYKHLMNGVSNMLPLVIAGGILMAIVFIIGPNSFDPKSAEHNAFAEQLWNIGKNSAFALIIPVLAGFIARSIADKPGFAAGLVGGMLAISGDSGFIGGIIAGFLAGYLTQGIKYMTRKLPQSLEGLKPTLIYPLLSVAITGLLMIYVFNPPASWLNHLLLNGLNGLSGSNIMLLGLVIGAMMAIDMGGPFNKAAYVFATAALTEGNAAPITAAMVGGMIPPLAIATAMLIFRKKFTKEQRGSIVPNYVMGASFITEGAIPFAAADPIRVIPSMMIGSGVGGAIALALGSRINAPHGGIFVIATTDFSHILQTLLALVVGTLVSALIYGFLKPKLTENEIEASKAMDE
- a CDS encoding aldo/keto reductase; this translates as MNINDTQYLNNGYPMPSIGLGVYKITDDEMNEVINTAIEAGYRAFDTAYFYGNEQSLGQALKQTNVDREDLFITSKLWNDYQGYDSTIQYFNQSLENLGLEYLDLFLIHWPCEENGLFIESYKALETLYHEGKVKAIGVCNFKQHHLEKLMQETEIVPQINQIELHPYFNQQELQDYCDHHDIKVTAWMPLMRNKGLLDDPVITDMAKRYHKTAAQIVLRWHLAHNRIIIPKSKTPSRIHENYNILDFNLELTDVAQIDSLNRNDRQGKDPDEVAIGDLK
- the nagA gene encoding N-acetylglucosamine-6-phosphate deacetylase; this translates as MKEYLLINGQIYTESQKIEHGFIHIKDSKIMEIGSDKDRLNTLSKSYPTVDAQGHHVIPGFIDIHIHGGYGEDAMDASMDGLKHLSEQLLSEGTTSFLATTMTQSDDSIHRALQNIANYYQIQNRHDAAEIVGIHLEGPFISEHKVGAQHPKYVQRPSIEKIKTFQKTANQLIKIITFAPEVDGATDTLKALNNDIIFSMGHTVATYDEANEAVDNGAKHITHLYNAATGFGHREPGVFGAAWLNQNLNTEIIVDGVHSHPAAVAMAYQNKGNEHMYLITDAMRAKGMPEGEYDLGGQNVIVKNEEARLDSGALAGSILKMNDGLRHLITYTGASIKDLWRVTSWNQAIALGIDQTKGSIKVGKDADIVIVDDTISVLMTIKNGYIHTF
- the ybaK gene encoding Cys-tRNA(Pro) deacylase; its protein translation is MGKTKKTNAMRMLDRAKVAYQTNVFEVTEEHQTGEQIAALVHANVEDVYKTLVLENANHDHFVFVIPVNATLDMKKAAHEAGEKKLNLMPLDQLKQVTGYIRGGCSPIGMKHLFQTVIDQSALQREQIYISGGQRGMQIIIAVKDLVAMTNAKVTSVIHD
- the norA gene encoding multidrug efflux MFS transporter NorA, with amino-acid sequence MRKQLFTLYFNIFLIFLGIGLVIPVLPVYLKDLGLKGSDLGILVASFALAQMIISPFGGGLADKLGKKLIICIGLVLFSISEFMFAVGHSFTILVISRVLGGFSAGMVMPGVTGLIADISPSQDKAKNFGYMSAIINSGFILGPGFGGFLAEVSHRLPFYFAGGLGIIAFIMSLIVIHNPKKMTTAGFPQYDPELLTKINWKVFLTPVILTLVLAFGLSAFETLFSLYTSDKAGYTPKDISIAITGGGIFGALFQVFFFDKFMKFTTELNFIAWSLLYSAIVLVMLIIAQGYWTIMLISFIVFIGFDMIRPAITNYFSNIAGNRQGFAGGLNSTFTSMGNFMGPLVAGTLFDVNIEFPLYMAIAVSLSGIVIIFIEKMIRTQLNRNSK
- a CDS encoding DeoR/GlpR family DNA-binding transcription regulator; protein product: MISEKRHDLILQELIKKDFLTLQELMDRTGCSASTIRRDLSKLQLAGKLQRIHGGATLNHNRMVEPRLTEKLTQNSREKKEIAKRAARQIRDNECVFLDAGSTTLEMIPYIDAKDIIVVTNGLTHVEQLLKKGIKTLMLGGQVKENTFATVGSSALETLKRYCFDKSFIGMNGIDVKYGLTTPDEQEALIKDNAMRLSNESFVVVDETKFNQVYFARVPVQDNTRIITSKQGLQHVNEAFAGQYEFLGGTI
- a CDS encoding hemolysin family protein, whose translation is METSTIISLIVFFLLIALTTVFVGSEFALVKVRSTRIEQLADEGNSGAKIVKKMIANLDYYLSACQLGITVTSLGLGWLGEPTFDKLLHPLFELMHLPSALTTTVSFVIAFIVVTYLHVVLGELAPKSFAIQHTEKMALLYARPLYYFGNVMKPLIWLMNGSARVILRVFGVDPDAQSDAMSEEEIKIIINNSYNGGEINQTELAYMQNIFSFDERQAKDIMVPRTQMITLNEPFNVDELLETIKEYQFTRYPITEDGDKDHVKGFINVKEFLTEYASGKTIKIANYIHELPMISETTRISDALVRMQREHVHISLIIDEYGGTAGILTMEDILEEIVGEIRDEFDDDEVNDIVKLEDNKYQINGRVLLDDLNEQFGIEFEDSEDIDTIGGWLQSENTNLQKDDFVDTDYDRWIISEIENHQIIWVTLNYEFNQERPTYEVNSDEEQTD